A single region of the Duganella sp. BuS-21 genome encodes:
- the putA gene encoding trifunctional transcriptional regulator/proline dehydrogenase/L-glutamate gamma-semialdehyde dehydrogenase, which translates to MQAASTTGFTPFAALQAEVLRDPIPLRAAVTAAYRKDEVSAVHWLLETLKNHDAASIQQAQQLAHKLVSSVRVERTRASGVDALMHEFSLSSDEGVALMCLAEALLRIPDNATADRLIADKISKGDWRKHLGESPSLFVNAATWGLLITGKLVSTNSETGLGSALTKLISKGGEPLIRKGVDLAMRMLGNQFVTGQTIDEAIKNGQANEARGYRYSYDMLGEAALTEADAKKYYASYETAIHAIGKASNGRGIRNGPGISVKLSALHPRYSRAQRARVMEELLPRVRELVLLAKHYNIGLNIDAEEADRLELSLDLMEALAADPALAGFEGIGFVVQGYQKRCPFVIDYLIDLAKRSGRKFMVRLVKGAYWDAEIKRAQVDGMSGYPVYTRKVYTDVSYLLCAQKLLAATDVIYPQFATHNAQTLSTIYTWAKRDGVTDYEFQCLHGMGESLYDQVVGKDNLDKACRIYAPVGTHETLLAYLVRRLLENGANSSFVNQIVDESIPIDSLLKDPVQSAREQGGLPHPGIALPLEMFGAERKNSAGFDLANEDVLREIAAALAAPRSWHAGPLLAGEISVGQPVQNVTNPAQRTDIVGQLVEASATDVETALTSASMFAMDWQTTEPSVRAAALVKAADLFEANAMELMTLAIREAGKSLPNAIAELREAVDFLRYYAAEVSGAANTLALGPVTCISPWNFPLAIFTGQVAASLAAGNVVLAKPAEQTPLIAHRAVELLHQAGIPRAALQFLPGRGDVVGAALTADSRVKGVIFTGSTEVAQLINRTLAKRAVAENADIPLIAETGGQNAMIVDSSALPEQVVQDAISSAFDSAGQRCSALRVLFLQEDIADKTIKMLKGAMLELNVGTPDRLVTDIGPVIDAEAQQNLLAHINKLKGTAVDYFSLDLPANAAGAGTFVPPTVLEIRSLAELTQEVFGPVMHVIRYKRADLPKVIGQINASGFGLTLGVHSRIDETIDYISSSAHVGNIYVNRNIVGAVVGVQPFGGEGKSGTGPKAGGPLYLKRLQRGAITAAAADRHATPGLDALTAWSKTKGYESLVSLAEQYGHSTLLGSSTTLPGPTGERNTLALVSRGAVACAASTLGGLLNQLAATLATGNTALVTAETGKLLPADLPTAVKKHIQTVSSLETSEFQIALVESMLARQLHGPLAARSGALVGLITTNEDNAIPLWRLLAERALCVNTTAAGGNASLMTLQAS; encoded by the coding sequence ATGCAAGCAGCAAGCACCACCGGTTTCACTCCATTCGCCGCCCTGCAGGCTGAAGTACTGCGCGACCCGATTCCCCTACGCGCAGCAGTCACGGCGGCCTATCGCAAGGACGAAGTCAGCGCCGTTCACTGGCTGCTCGAGACGCTGAAAAATCATGACGCCGCCAGCATTCAACAAGCCCAGCAACTGGCCCATAAACTGGTCAGTTCGGTGCGCGTGGAGCGTACCCGCGCGTCCGGCGTGGATGCACTGATGCATGAGTTTTCGCTGTCCTCGGACGAGGGTGTGGCGCTGATGTGCCTGGCTGAAGCACTGTTGCGTATTCCCGACAACGCCACCGCCGACCGCCTGATTGCCGACAAAATCAGCAAGGGCGACTGGCGCAAGCATTTGGGCGAATCGCCATCGCTGTTCGTCAATGCCGCCACCTGGGGTCTGCTGATCACCGGCAAGCTGGTGTCCACCAACAGCGAAACCGGTTTGGGTTCGGCCCTGACCAAGCTGATTTCCAAGGGCGGCGAGCCGCTGATCCGCAAGGGCGTGGACCTGGCGATGCGCATGTTGGGCAACCAGTTCGTCACCGGCCAGACTATCGATGAAGCGATCAAGAACGGCCAGGCCAACGAGGCGCGCGGCTATCGCTATTCCTACGACATGCTGGGCGAAGCCGCGCTGACCGAAGCCGACGCCAAAAAATACTATGCCTCCTACGAAACCGCGATCCACGCCATCGGCAAGGCCTCGAACGGTCGCGGCATCCGCAACGGCCCCGGTATTTCGGTAAAACTGTCGGCGCTGCACCCGCGCTACAGCCGCGCCCAGCGCGCCCGCGTGATGGAAGAACTGCTGCCGCGCGTGCGTGAACTGGTGCTGCTGGCCAAGCACTACAACATCGGCCTGAACATCGATGCGGAAGAGGCCGACCGCCTGGAACTGTCGCTGGACCTGATGGAAGCGCTGGCGGCCGATCCGGCGCTGGCCGGTTTCGAGGGCATCGGCTTCGTGGTGCAGGGCTATCAGAAGCGCTGCCCGTTCGTGATCGACTATCTGATCGACCTGGCCAAGCGCAGCGGCCGCAAATTCATGGTGCGCCTGGTCAAAGGCGCTTACTGGGATGCGGAAATCAAGCGCGCCCAGGTGGACGGCATGAGCGGTTACCCGGTCTACACCCGCAAGGTCTACACCGATGTGTCCTACTTGTTGTGCGCCCAGAAACTGCTGGCCGCCACGGACGTGATCTATCCGCAGTTCGCCACCCATAATGCGCAAACACTGTCGACCATCTACACCTGGGCCAAGCGCGACGGCGTCACCGACTACGAATTCCAGTGCCTGCACGGCATGGGCGAATCGCTGTACGACCAAGTGGTGGGCAAGGACAACCTGGACAAGGCCTGCCGCATCTATGCGCCGGTCGGCACCCACGAAACGCTGCTGGCCTACCTGGTGCGCCGCCTGCTGGAAAATGGCGCCAACTCGTCGTTTGTGAACCAGATCGTCGATGAATCGATCCCGATCGACTCGCTGTTGAAAGATCCGGTGCAAAGCGCCCGCGAGCAAGGCGGCTTGCCGCATCCGGGCATCGCGCTGCCGCTGGAAATGTTTGGCGCCGAGCGTAAAAACTCGGCAGGTTTCGACCTCGCCAACGAAGACGTGCTGCGCGAGATCGCCGCCGCGCTGGCCGCGCCGCGCAGCTGGCACGCCGGACCGCTGCTGGCCGGTGAAATCAGCGTCGGCCAGCCGGTGCAGAATGTCACCAACCCGGCGCAGCGCACCGACATCGTCGGCCAGCTGGTGGAAGCCAGCGCCACCGACGTCGAAACCGCGCTAACCAGCGCCAGCATGTTCGCCATGGACTGGCAGACCACCGAACCATCGGTGCGCGCCGCCGCACTGGTCAAGGCGGCCGACCTGTTCGAAGCCAACGCCATGGAGCTGATGACGCTGGCGATCCGCGAAGCGGGCAAATCGCTGCCGAACGCCATCGCCGAGTTACGCGAAGCAGTCGACTTCCTGCGCTACTACGCGGCGGAAGTCAGCGGCGCGGCGAATACCTTGGCGCTCGGTCCGGTTACCTGCATCAGCCCGTGGAACTTCCCGTTGGCGATCTTCACCGGCCAGGTGGCGGCATCGCTGGCCGCAGGCAATGTGGTGCTGGCAAAACCGGCCGAGCAAACACCGCTGATTGCGCACCGCGCGGTGGAGCTGCTGCACCAAGCGGGCATCCCGCGCGCCGCGCTGCAATTCCTGCCGGGCCGCGGCGACGTGGTGGGCGCTGCACTGACGGCCGACAGCCGCGTCAAAGGCGTCATCTTCACCGGCTCGACCGAAGTGGCGCAGCTGATCAACCGCACCCTGGCCAAGCGCGCCGTGGCGGAAAACGCCGACATTCCGCTGATCGCCGAAACCGGTGGCCAGAACGCCATGATCGTCGACTCCTCGGCGCTGCCGGAGCAGGTGGTGCAGGATGCGATTTCCTCGGCCTTCGACAGCGCCGGCCAGCGTTGCTCGGCATTGCGCGTGTTGTTCCTGCAGGAAGACATTGCCGACAAGACCATCAAAATGCTCAAAGGCGCTATGCTGGAACTGAACGTCGGCACGCCGGACCGCCTGGTGACCGATATCGGCCCGGTGATTGATGCGGAAGCGCAGCAAAACCTGCTGGCGCACATCAACAAGCTGAAAGGCACGGCGGTGGACTACTTCTCGCTCGACCTGCCGGCCAATGCCGCCGGCGCCGGCACCTTCGTGCCGCCGACCGTGCTGGAAATCCGCTCGCTGGCCGAGCTGACCCAGGAAGTGTTCGGCCCGGTGATGCACGTGATCCGCTACAAGCGCGCCGATTTGCCGAAAGTTATCGGGCAAATCAATGCCAGCGGCTTCGGCCTGACGCTGGGCGTGCATTCGCGCATCGATGAAACCATCGACTACATCAGCAGCAGCGCGCATGTGGGCAATATTTACGTCAACCGCAACATCGTCGGCGCGGTCGTGGGCGTGCAACCGTTCGGCGGCGAAGGCAAATCCGGCACCGGCCCGAAAGCCGGCGGTCCGCTCTACCTGAAACGCCTGCAACGCGGCGCCATCACGGCGGCTGCGGCTGATCGTCACGCCACGCCTGGCCTGGATGCGCTGACCGCCTGGTCGAAAACCAAAGGCTATGAGAGCCTCGTCAGCCTGGCGGAGCAATATGGCCATTCTACGCTGCTGGGCAGTTCAACCACGTTGCCGGGTCCTACCGGCGAGCGCAATACGCTGGCGCTGGTATCCCGTGGCGCGGTGGCTTGTGCGGCGAGCACCTTGGGCGGCTTGCTGAACCAGCTTGCGGCGACGCTGGCGACCGGCAATACCGCATTGGTCACGGCAGAAACGGGCAAGCTGCTGCCGGCGGACCTGCCGACTGCGGTGAAAAAGCACATTCAGACTGTTTCCAGCCTCGAAACCAGCGAATTCCAGATCGCGCTGGTGGAATCGATGCTGGCGAGGCAGCTGCATGGCCCCCTGGCGGCCCGTAGCGGCGCTCTGGTGGGCTTAATCACGACCAACGAGGACAACGCCATCCCCCTGTGGCGTTTGCTTGCTGAGCGCGCTCTGTGCGTGAATACGACGGCAGCGGGCGGCAACGCCAGCCTGATGACGCTACAAGCGTCGTAA
- a CDS encoding 5'-methylthioadenosine/adenosylhomocysteine nucleosidase has translation MRLGIISALAEEQHGLIEALESPSSTIYGMRQYTAGKLWEIDAVCVLSRIGKVAAAMTAAILVEKYGVTHIVFTGVAGSGDRNVKVGDIVVADTLIQHDFDASPLFPKFEIPLTGLSSFATDVELTERLADAAGQVTRVHRGLIASGDQFIGKLTQIQALKTALPELLAVEMEGAAVAQVCFELGIPFAVIRTISDNANDEAAVDFMHFIKTVASRYAFDVIRNFCKTGYDGRAVDRR, from the coding sequence ATGCGTTTAGGCATCATCAGCGCCTTGGCTGAAGAACAGCATGGGCTGATAGAAGCCCTTGAGAGCCCCTCCAGCACGATTTACGGCATGAGGCAGTACACGGCCGGGAAACTCTGGGAAATCGACGCTGTGTGCGTTCTGTCGCGTATAGGCAAGGTTGCTGCAGCGATGACAGCTGCGATTCTTGTGGAAAAGTACGGAGTTACCCACATCGTCTTCACCGGGGTTGCCGGAAGCGGGGACAGAAACGTCAAAGTCGGCGATATCGTGGTGGCTGACACGCTGATCCAGCACGATTTCGATGCCAGCCCGCTGTTTCCGAAGTTTGAAATTCCGCTGACCGGGCTGTCAAGCTTCGCTACCGATGTCGAGTTGACGGAAAGATTGGCTGACGCTGCCGGGCAAGTCACGCGTGTCCATCGGGGCTTGATTGCCAGCGGTGATCAATTTATAGGCAAATTGACGCAAATTCAGGCGTTGAAGACGGCTTTGCCTGAATTATTGGCAGTGGAGATGGAAGGTGCAGCGGTGGCGCAAGTGTGTTTTGAACTGGGAATACCGTTCGCGGTGATCAGGACGATCTCGGACAACGCCAACGACGAAGCCGCCGTGGATTTCATGCATTTCATCAAAACCGTGGCCTCGCGCTACGCTTTTGATGTGATTCGCAACTTCTGTAAAACGGGTTACGATGGAAGAGCCGTCGATCGCCGCTGA
- a CDS encoding EAL domain-containing protein has product MSSQPKKPRSPAYLRFRRRLITGLFLMASLAIAVVVSQFRASYVERELSVQSQTEHYVKAMEAHVIYSIQSVDLSLISFANAIKVLPPKQTYSPETIADLLSSRGSSFNSDYWITFVDAKGNAVATSTGRTIMGTPYADRDYFKAHLGDSQKNKLFIGEPSVGRVSKKKLFFVSRRVETTKGEFLGVVVAPLSIDRYVNVFENSRFNSDISITLVHGGGKIIARVPNFEQAFARDLGPTALFDNIRRSNTGTYKTISNIDGLTRVFSYRVIDGLPLIMVVGSNDTESTRLLKQNSLTAGAGLAMLLLLMLGAGHFSLRTYTRQEEREQRYRALYSASKEMESQLLANEESLKLTALLFQNSGESMMVTDANGKILTMNAAFSMLSNYTEKELVGHYAYELASTRNTQEFFNRMFACVADTGYWKGELWARSKDGEEYLVSMLVNTVYDEQGDPFRYVALLSDITQKKASEELIWRQANFDALTGLPNRRMFNEHLRLEMKKTDRSHLPMALVFVDLDHFKEINDTLGHDKGDVLLKEVATRLSSSVRSTDIVARLGGDEFTVILSELRNAGDVVRTAQEILKKMSSPFHLGENIAHISGSIGITLYPEDGADAETLIKNADQAMYAAKQQGRNRFNYFAPFMQEATRVRITLVNELREAVQRDQLRIMYQPIIDLSNGAIVKAEALVRWQHPVRGLLNPAEFISVAESSGMIIGIGDWVFRQAAREVQKLQALSSPNFQVSVNKSAWQFRDDGSNYQQWLSFLQELRLNPHSIVIEVTESLLQETASANSDRVLAFQHAHMQLSLDDFGSGQCSIAFLKRFGIDYIKIDPAFVALNGDGLLICQAIIAMAHKLGIKVIAEGIETPQQLTALTVAGCDFGQGYLFSKPISGEELEKQLQKQCSPVNKLLDIHRTTCD; this is encoded by the coding sequence TTGTCCTCCCAACCCAAGAAACCCCGGTCGCCTGCCTACCTGCGGTTTAGGCGACGTTTGATCACCGGCCTTTTTTTGATGGCCTCGCTAGCCATTGCTGTCGTCGTTAGCCAATTCCGTGCTTCCTACGTGGAACGCGAACTTTCCGTGCAATCCCAGACCGAGCATTACGTCAAAGCGATGGAAGCGCACGTGATTTACTCGATTCAATCGGTGGATTTGTCGCTGATCAGCTTCGCCAACGCCATCAAAGTATTGCCTCCCAAGCAAACCTATTCACCGGAAACCATTGCGGATCTGCTGTCCTCACGTGGTTCAAGCTTCAATAGCGACTACTGGATCACATTTGTCGATGCCAAAGGCAATGCGGTCGCCACTTCCACCGGCCGCACCATCATGGGCACGCCGTATGCCGACCGCGATTACTTCAAAGCGCATCTCGGCGACTCACAGAAAAACAAACTCTTCATTGGAGAACCTTCTGTCGGCAGAGTCAGCAAGAAAAAGCTGTTTTTCGTCAGTCGCCGGGTAGAAACGACGAAAGGTGAATTCCTCGGGGTTGTGGTGGCGCCCTTGAGCATTGATCGCTACGTCAACGTATTTGAAAATTCGCGATTCAATTCGGACATCTCCATCACCTTGGTCCATGGCGGCGGCAAGATCATTGCCCGCGTACCGAATTTCGAGCAGGCATTTGCCAGGGATCTCGGTCCCACCGCCTTGTTCGACAACATACGACGGAGCAATACCGGCACCTATAAAACCATCAGCAACATCGACGGCTTGACGCGCGTTTTCAGTTACCGCGTGATTGATGGCTTACCGCTGATCATGGTTGTCGGCAGCAACGACACCGAATCCACCCGCTTGCTGAAGCAAAACTCGTTGACCGCCGGTGCCGGACTGGCGATGTTGCTACTGCTGATGCTGGGCGCTGGTCATTTTTCCCTGCGAACCTACACCCGCCAGGAAGAACGCGAACAACGGTACCGCGCCCTGTACAGCGCCAGCAAGGAAATGGAAAGCCAGCTGCTGGCCAATGAAGAATCCCTGAAACTCACCGCCCTGCTATTCCAGAACAGCGGCGAAAGCATGATGGTGACGGATGCGAACGGCAAAATCCTGACCATGAATGCCGCGTTTTCCATGCTCAGCAACTACACGGAAAAAGAATTGGTGGGCCACTACGCCTATGAGCTGGCTTCCACGCGCAATACCCAGGAGTTTTTCAACCGCATGTTCGCCTGCGTGGCCGACACCGGTTACTGGAAAGGCGAATTGTGGGCACGAAGCAAAGACGGAGAGGAATACCTGGTCTCCATGCTGGTCAACACCGTCTACGATGAGCAGGGAGATCCCTTCCGTTACGTCGCTTTGCTCAGCGACATCACGCAAAAGAAAGCTTCCGAAGAATTGATCTGGCGCCAAGCCAACTTCGACGCCCTCACCGGCCTGCCGAACCGGCGCATGTTCAACGAGCATCTGCGCCTGGAGATGAAAAAAACCGATCGATCGCACCTGCCGATGGCACTGGTGTTTGTCGATCTGGACCACTTCAAAGAAATCAACGACACCTTGGGGCATGACAAAGGCGACGTGCTGCTCAAGGAAGTGGCAACCAGGCTATCAAGTTCGGTTCGCAGCACCGATATCGTGGCACGCTTGGGTGGCGATGAATTTACCGTCATCCTCAGCGAACTGCGCAATGCCGGCGACGTGGTGAGGACCGCGCAGGAAATTCTCAAGAAAATGAGCTCTCCCTTCCATCTCGGCGAGAACATTGCCCATATTTCGGGCAGCATCGGCATCACCCTGTACCCGGAAGACGGCGCGGATGCTGAAACTTTAATCAAAAATGCCGACCAGGCCATGTATGCGGCCAAACAGCAGGGGCGCAACCGTTTCAACTACTTCGCGCCGTTCATGCAGGAAGCCACCCGCGTGCGTATCACCCTGGTCAACGAACTGCGCGAAGCGGTGCAACGTGACCAATTGCGCATCATGTATCAGCCGATCATCGATCTTTCCAACGGCGCCATCGTCAAGGCGGAAGCATTGGTCCGCTGGCAGCATCCGGTTCGTGGATTGCTGAATCCGGCCGAATTCATCAGCGTGGCGGAAAGCAGCGGCATGATTATCGGCATCGGCGACTGGGTGTTCCGCCAGGCCGCTCGGGAAGTGCAGAAACTCCAGGCCCTGAGTTCGCCCAATTTCCAGGTCAGCGTCAACAAATCGGCCTGGCAGTTCCGTGACGACGGCAGCAACTACCAGCAATGGCTGAGTTTTCTGCAGGAACTCAGGCTTAACCCCCACAGCATCGTCATCGAAGTGACGGAAAGCTTGCTGCAGGAGACGGCCAGCGCCAATTCCGACCGCGTACTGGCATTCCAGCATGCGCATATGCAACTTTCACTGGACGATTTCGGCTCTGGCCAGTGCTCGATTGCGTTTTTAAAGCGCTTCGGCATCGACTACATCAAGATCGATCCGGCTTTTGTTGCACTCAACGGGGACGGACTGCTCATTTGTCAGGCAATTATTGCCATGGCGCACAAGTTGGGGATCAAAGTGATCGCGGAAGGGATAGAAACACCGCAACAACTGACGGCCTTGACGGTCGCCGGATGTGATTTTGGACAGGGATACCTGTTCTCCAAGCCCATTTCGGGCGAAGAATTGGAGAAACAACTACAAAAACAGTGCTCGCCTGTGAATAAGCTACTGGATATCCACAGGACGACTTGTGACTAA
- a CDS encoding nitronate monooxygenase, whose translation MTLASVFPHPIIQGPTAGGFNTPAQVAAVSNAGALGSLACSLLSPDVIRAQTAQIRALTDRPFCLNFFVQDTPSPSAEDVEQAKQWLKPFWSELGWAELPTPAKWCEDFSAQFETLIELRPVVASFTFGILSAQQIQRLHEAGIFVIGTITHADEALAWESRGVDAVIASGVESGGHRGTFIGPQEDATLGTFEMLPTVVAAVNIPVIAAGGIMDGADIRRALDGGAQAVQMGTAFLVNDEATLSVGYKQRLLNAGDQPTRLTRAFSGRYARGLDNRFMREMASIERQIPPYPVQNALTSPIRAEAAKRGETELMSLWCGTGVARARPMPAAKLVETLLAEISAT comes from the coding sequence ATGACGTTAGCATCCGTTTTTCCGCATCCCATCATCCAGGGGCCGACGGCCGGTGGATTCAATACGCCTGCCCAGGTGGCGGCGGTTTCCAATGCCGGCGCGCTCGGTTCGCTCGCCTGTTCGCTGCTCTCGCCGGATGTGATCCGCGCGCAAACGGCCCAGATCCGGGCGCTGACCGACCGGCCTTTTTGCCTGAATTTTTTTGTTCAAGACACGCCTTCACCATCTGCGGAAGACGTGGAGCAGGCCAAACAATGGTTGAAACCATTCTGGTCCGAACTGGGCTGGGCCGAGTTGCCGACGCCGGCCAAGTGGTGTGAGGATTTCTCCGCCCAGTTTGAAACGTTGATTGAACTACGCCCTGTTGTGGCGAGTTTTACCTTCGGCATACTCAGCGCGCAGCAAATCCAGCGCTTGCATGAGGCCGGAATTTTTGTGATCGGCACGATTACCCATGCCGATGAAGCGTTGGCTTGGGAAAGCCGGGGCGTCGATGCGGTGATTGCCTCCGGCGTGGAGTCGGGCGGCCATCGCGGCACCTTCATTGGTCCGCAGGAAGACGCGACATTGGGCACTTTCGAAATGCTGCCGACCGTTGTTGCGGCCGTCAACATTCCTGTGATTGCCGCCGGCGGCATCATGGATGGCGCCGATATCAGGCGGGCGCTCGATGGCGGCGCCCAGGCGGTGCAGATGGGCACGGCTTTTCTGGTGAACGATGAGGCCACCCTTTCGGTCGGCTACAAGCAGCGATTGCTGAACGCTGGTGATCAGCCGACCCGGCTCACACGGGCTTTTTCCGGCCGCTATGCACGCGGCCTCGATAATCGCTTCATGCGGGAAATGGCGTCTATCGAACGCCAAATACCGCCATATCCTGTTCAAAATGCTTTAACTTCGCCTATCCGTGCAGAAGCGGCCAAGCGTGGCGAGACCGAACTGATGTCGCTCTGGTGCGGCACCGGCGTGGCGCGCGCGCGGCCGATGCCGGCGGCGAAGCTGGTGGAGACTTTGCTGGCGGAGATCAGCGCAACGTAA
- a CDS encoding GMC family oxidoreductase N-terminal domain-containing protein produces the protein MESAGSYDYIIIGAGSAGCVLANRLSADRDKEVLLIEAGGRDDYVWIHIPVGYLHCIDNPRTDWKFRTEADPGLGGRSLLYPRGKVLGGSSSINGMIYMRGQAGDYDRWADLTGDHSWRWESVLPLFKKSEDYHGGASEFHGAGGMWRVEKQRLSWQILDAFRDAAEQVGIDKVDDFNRGDNAGSSYFDVNQRRGIRWNTAKAFLKPAARRPNLTVMTGCHVERLQIEMSERGPLCKGVIFTGGGTVFSAIAEKETLLAAGAVGSPQILLCSGIGAAARLEELGIKPLVDLPGVGENLQDHLQLRMVYKVGKNARTLNTMASNWFGKMKIGLEYAMFQSGPMSMAPSQLGAFARSSASQATPNLQYHVQPLSLEKFGEPLHVFPAFTASVCNLRPTSRGHVRIASADPYAPPKISPMYLSTPEDRKVAAEALTLTRTIVAAPALQQYAPEEYKPGVHYRTEEELADAAGAIGTTIFHPVGTCKMGRVDDAAAVVDSHLRVKGVAGLRVVDASVMPFITSGNTNSPTIMIAEKAAQLIRSV, from the coding sequence TTGGAATCAGCAGGTAGTTATGATTACATCATCATCGGCGCCGGCTCTGCTGGCTGTGTACTGGCCAACCGGCTCAGCGCCGACCGTGACAAAGAAGTTCTACTCATCGAAGCAGGCGGGCGCGACGATTATGTGTGGATACACATCCCGGTCGGCTATTTACACTGCATTGACAATCCCCGCACCGATTGGAAGTTCCGCACCGAAGCCGATCCTGGCCTCGGCGGGCGCAGTCTGCTCTACCCGCGCGGCAAAGTTCTCGGCGGCAGCTCCTCCATCAACGGCATGATCTACATGCGCGGCCAGGCCGGCGATTACGACCGCTGGGCCGATCTCACCGGCGACCATAGCTGGCGCTGGGAGTCGGTGCTGCCCTTGTTTAAAAAAAGCGAGGATTACCACGGCGGCGCCTCGGAATTCCACGGCGCCGGCGGTATGTGGCGGGTGGAAAAACAACGCTTGTCGTGGCAGATCCTGGACGCTTTCCGCGATGCTGCCGAGCAGGTCGGCATCGATAAGGTCGATGATTTCAATCGCGGCGACAACGCCGGCTCCAGCTATTTCGACGTGAATCAGCGGCGCGGCATCCGCTGGAATACCGCCAAGGCGTTTCTGAAACCGGCTGCGCGGCGGCCCAACCTGACCGTGATGACGGGCTGCCACGTGGAACGTTTGCAGATCGAAATGAGCGAGCGCGGACCGCTGTGCAAAGGCGTGATTTTCACCGGCGGCGGCACCGTGTTTTCCGCCATCGCCGAGAAAGAAACCCTGTTGGCGGCAGGCGCCGTTGGCAGTCCGCAAATTTTGCTATGCTCCGGCATCGGCGCGGCGGCGCGCTTAGAAGAGCTCGGCATCAAGCCGCTGGTCGACCTGCCCGGCGTGGGTGAAAACCTGCAGGATCATTTGCAATTGCGCATGGTCTACAAGGTCGGCAAGAATGCGCGCACCTTGAATACGATGGCATCGAACTGGTTCGGCAAGATGAAGATCGGCCTCGAGTATGCGATGTTCCAGAGCGGGCCGATGTCGATGGCGCCGTCGCAACTGGGCGCCTTCGCGCGCTCCAGCGCCAGCCAGGCGACGCCGAATCTGCAATATCACGTGCAGCCTTTGTCGCTGGAAAAGTTCGGCGAGCCCTTGCACGTTTTTCCTGCCTTCACGGCCAGCGTCTGCAATCTGCGGCCGACCTCGCGCGGCCATGTGCGCATCGCCAGCGCCGATCCGTATGCGCCGCCCAAAATTTCACCGATGTATTTGAGCACGCCGGAAGACCGCAAGGTCGCCGCCGAGGCCTTGACCTTGACGCGCACAATCGTCGCGGCGCCGGCGCTGCAACAGTACGCGCCGGAAGAGTACAAGCCCGGCGTCCACTACCGCACCGAGGAGGAATTGGCAGACGCGGCGGGCGCCATCGGCACCACGATTTTCCATCCTGTCGGCACCTGCAAGATGGGCCGGGTGGACGATGCGGCGGCCGTGGTCGACAGCCATTTGCGGGTGAAGGGGGTGGCCGGACTGCGTGTTGTGGACGCATCCGTCATGCCTTTTATCACTTCCGGCAACACCAACTCGCCGACCATCATGATCGCGGAAAAAGCAGCACAACTGATCCGCAGTGTGTAG
- a CDS encoding ABC transporter ATP-binding protein has protein sequence MSDVILETKHLTKEFKGFSAVNDVNLRVQRGHIHALIGPNGAGKTTCFNLLTKFLVPTSGQILFNGKDITSAKPAQIARMGVIRSFQISAVFPHLTVLQNVRIGLQRQLGSSFNFWQSERALDKLNDRAMQLLAEVDLTEFADTVTVDMPYGRKRALEIATTLAMEPELMLLDEPTQGMGHEDVHRVTELIKKVSAGRTILMVEHNMKVVSGICDKISVLQRGAMLAEGTYAQVSTNPQVMEAYMGTEAAVLEGAH, from the coding sequence ATGTCCGACGTTATCTTGGAAACAAAGCATTTGACCAAGGAATTCAAGGGTTTTAGCGCGGTCAATGACGTAAATCTTAGAGTGCAGCGCGGCCACATCCACGCGCTGATCGGTCCCAACGGGGCCGGAAAAACCACATGCTTCAATTTGCTGACCAAGTTCCTGGTGCCGACCTCGGGCCAGATCCTGTTCAATGGCAAAGACATCACCTCCGCCAAGCCGGCGCAGATCGCCCGCATGGGCGTGATCCGCTCGTTCCAGATTTCCGCCGTGTTTCCCCACCTGACCGTGCTGCAGAATGTCCGCATCGGCTTGCAGCGCCAGCTCGGCAGCAGTTTTAACTTCTGGCAGAGCGAGCGCGCGCTCGACAAGCTGAACGACCGCGCCATGCAACTGCTGGCCGAGGTGGATCTGACCGAGTTTGCCGACACCGTCACGGTCGACATGCCTTACGGCCGCAAGCGCGCGCTGGAAATCGCCACCACCCTGGCGATGGAGCCGGAGCTGATGCTGCTCGATGAGCCAACGCAGGGCATGGGCCACGAGGACGTCCACCGCGTGACTGAATTGATCAAGAAAGTCTCGGCCGGCCGCACGATCCTGATGGTCGAACACAATATGAAAGTGGTATCCGGCATCTGCGACAAAATCTCGGTCTTGCAGCGCGGCGCCATGCTGGCCGAAGGCACGTATGCGCAGGTCTCGACCAACCCGCAGGTGATGGAAGCCTATATGGGCACCGAAGCCGCCGTGCTGGAAGGAGCGCACTGA